A window of Prionailurus viverrinus isolate Anna unplaced genomic scaffold, UM_Priviv_1.0 scaffold_42, whole genome shotgun sequence genomic DNA:
CAGGGAAGCTGGCAGGCAGGTGCCAGGGGCCACTGGTGGTGTGCTGGGTAGGGGGCCGGACTGTGTCCATCGGGGGCTGTGGCCCCAAGCCCCAGGCCCACGCAGGGCGCGTCTCCAGGGCACAGACGGACTCTGCAGGCAGGGGACCCACCCCAACTGCTGCGGACACAGTGACTCTGGCTCGGGCCTGCACGGGTTAATCGTTTTCCAGTTACCTCATGCTGGCCTCTGCTTCTGTGGAAAAGAGCAAAACATCTGGcaataatatttctttaatggCTGTCTGAGCCGTGTGGGAGGGGCTTGGCTGCTTTCCTCACAGCCCAGAGCAGATGTAGATAggacccctgggggagggggcttcccGGGCAGCGGCCACAACCCTGGGCCTGCCACCCCCAGGCCCCAGCGCCCACCCACGGGTCCCCAGGGCCAGCGGGGGGAGGCCAGAGCATTCCTGTGCACATAAGTCGTTTCCTGTGCTGCTGACCCTCGTGTGGGGTTCCCAGGGTGCTGGGCCGCAGTGGGGGTCCTAGGCTGTCccctgaggggtgggggtgggggtgccctgAGGCAGGTTAGGGTCACCCATGGGGTCTCTATGTCTGGGGGCCCTGCCTCCTCGCCTCCAAGgctccccagctcctgcctcccTTGACCTTGCCGGCTGGGGTTCCCACTGTCACCGCTGGATGGGGCctgggacccccaccccccaccgctgGGCTGCTTCCTCACTGTGGCGGGGGGGCTGGGGAGTACCTGCAGggtcttcttccctcttcctagTTTCCTcgagggtggaggggaagggacatTAGTGCTGGGTCTGGGGGCTTTAGCCCACACTGGTCCTCCATGGCGTGTGACAAGGGGCGCTTGCCACAGAGGTGCCTGGGCCCAGGTCCATGGCCTGCCCACCCCAAATTATGCAGCAGCTCCGATGAGGCCTGgtcagcagggaagggagaaagggtgGACCAGGGCCCCTCATAGGCCAACAGCTCCCACCTTGCCCCTAGATGGCTCCCCTAGATCGCAGGACCCTGAGAAAACACAGCATGCTCCCCCCAACTCTGCAGGCACAGTGACCTCAGTCTGGGTCCCTGAGCTACATTCAGGCAAGCCCACCCCTCACTTCCTTTCCAGACCCTCTTCTGGACCACCATATCTGCCTGGGGCCACTAGGACCCTCTGTCTCTCAGCCTGACCACGCCATGGGTCAGGAAAGCTCCAGGCATCCTGCCCACTGGACCTCAGGGCCAGGTACCCCAGGGGAGCAGGGCTGGTCAGGGTGAGGTTCCTGTGCTCTGGGGGGAACATCTGGGATTCTCAGGAACATGCCTGGGGCCTGCCTGGTCCTGACTCCTCCAATCAAACCCTGAAGAGAGGGAGCGTGGGGATTCCACAGTTCCATGGAAAAGGTTCTGGTCCAGGGGCTGAAGTTTAGAGTGGTTCTCAAGAATTAAAGTCCTCGGAACCCATGGACGCCCCCATGGGACCCTGCAGTTGTGCAGCGGGCAGGGAGGGGAACGGGGTCATCCGGTTCTGGGCCACAGTCTGGGGTCCCAGCGTTCAACAAGGGGCTGAGGACTCTCCATGGGTGCTGGGCTGACCCCAGCATCCTCCCCACATGATACCAAGCTCATTAGGTCCTGATTGTTGCTTCAGAGCAGAGGGGGTCATAGGACAGTCTGGGACCCTTGCTCCTTCAGGCAGGCCCGGAGCTACAAGACCTCCCCTGGGGAGGATTGCTCTCAGGGTACCAGACAGGGTCGGAGGCTGCCCCTGCAGTGGGAGGGGGAACACGTGTCAGGACAGCAGGGCTTTGATGTGTGAGACCCTATCGCCCAGCTAGGTGCAGCCCCTGTCCCTGGGGACCCAGAGGGGACAGCGTAGCCTGGGCACTGTCCTTTCCCTCCCTGATAGACCTGGACACGGGACCAGAAAAAACAGGACCAGCATTTTGGGGAGGGGCGCCCTCTGCTGCCCATTGGGGGCAGCCTGGGAACCACGTCGACACCAGGTCTGCCCAGAGGACAGGAGGCGGGAGGGGCTCCCACTGAGGACTGCGGTTGGCTGTGGGGGGGGCTTGTGTGATCCCCGAGGCGCCGGGCCCCCAGTCCTGCCGAGGTGTGGCATGGCTGGGTCAGGCATCGCCCTGAGGCCCACCCAGGCCTTCTGACccagccgcccccaccccagggcagtGGGTCAGCAGGCTCAGCCCCCCGGGCTCTGCTCCTGGCCTCCAGCCAGCTGTCCAGAAGCTTCCAACCTGGCCTTGGCCTGAGCTTGACCAGCGCTGGCTACACCTGGTCACTCTTTGCCACCGTCCTGGACTGAAGGACACTCCTGGCTGAGGTATGCTGGGGCTACACCCAGCACCCCGGGACCCCAAGGCCGTGGGGACGTTAAGGtggtccccccgcccccggccagcCCCAGGACTCAGGTCACAGCCCAGGAGGGAGGCGTGGGGGCTTCTGTGAGCTCTGGCGCTCCTCAAAAGCCTCACATGAGTGGTGGGTGTCAGTCAGAGGCCACAAGAGCTGTTACCACCGAGGGCATACTTCCTTCACCTTCCCGCTTCATGGAGTTGCCCAGGGCTCCCAGAAGGACAGTGACGCCTCCAGGTGAGCTCGGGGCCCCTGTTCTCCCGCCTGGGCTCCAAGCCCCGGCGAGGGCAGGGTCGGCAAGTGGAGACCAGGCCTGTCCCTCCAACCCCAAAGTGTGTCTGTTGAGGTCCCAACCCCGACGTGGTGGTAGTAGGGCGTCTTCAGGAGGTGGGCTCCAGGGTGGAGACCTAAGGAATGAGATTAGTGAAAGGAGACCCCAGggagctccctcccctcccccacacgagAAGTCTGCCCTCACCCtggccttggacttccagcctccagagctgtgagaaatatgTTTCTGTTGTTTACGAGCCACCCAGATGGAACGGACTAAGACActattgaaaacatttaaatggaaagcagtttcttttcttctttttttaaaatttaaattcaagttagttaacatacagtgtagttttggaTTTGGGAGTAGAAAgaagtgattcatctcttacacatGACAGAACCCAGCTCTCATCCTGaaaagtgtccttcttaatgcccctcacccatttagcccatcttcccacccatctcccctccagcaaccttctgtttgttctcggcatttaagagtctcttatgatttgtctttGAAACAGGGTGCTGtcaaaaaaacccaccagacGCCCAATAGAAgcgaggcaagattttattcacagCCGGGCCAAACCTGATCTCCTGATCGTAAGGAGAAAAGTACAGAGAATGGCCCCGAACAAAGGCAGCCGTGAGCTTCTatggattttagcaagtcagaatACGTCGTTATTTGGTTAACCAATTACAATCTACAGCCTTTCATGGTAGCCAATTATATCGTGACACACAGACGTCAGTTTTGGTGGGAACCTAtcaatttaaagttctttgtcctAAGAGGGTTTAAAATGACCAATCAGAGTTAGACACCTAAGATGCCGTGGGGCAGCGAGTACGTGCCTTTTACATGTTGGTCTTGCCTAGGCCAGATCTTGGTAGAGGGGCTGGGGGAGCGTTGTGCATCCTAAGTGATCTATTTAGCAAGCAGGCGAGGTCCCAGAAGCAAGATAGGGAGGTTAGGAACTTCCGATAACCCTAATAGGGAACTACAGAAGCCTTTTATCTCAATTATTCATGAAAGGTGACTTTAGGCCGAACTTTTATACAATAAGCTTTCTGAGGTCTTATAAACTGACCTATTACAACATCACCTCGGCCATCTGAGGACCCCAGGCTATGGAACCGTGGTCCGGAGAGATTGCGAGCAGAGCTGTTCGGAATGGGGTGCGGCAAAGCACAGAGGCAGGTTTCCAGAAAGCTCTCCAGGGTCCTCGGCATCCTGCCGCTTTTGAATCAAAGCCCTGATCTTTAAAATGCCAGCGACGTCACAACGTGGGCCAGAAACACAAACATCTCTGGGCATCCACCACCACCTGAAATATTGTCCATTTCTTGTCACTTGAGGTGGCTGGAAAGAATCAGGGGCGAGGGCTCGAAGAGGGTGGTTCCTGGCCCAGACTTTGTGTTTGGGGGGTAAACGCCATGCAGACAAACCTTGGCTGAGGAGGGGACAGGTATGGGGACCCCCATTGCAGGCACTGCTGTCCCGGTGATGCCGCCTCAGGGCACCCGAGTCCACCTGCCCCTGGGGGAGCACCTGCGACCCTCCGCTCTGCCTGAGGGCTCTGTCCTGCCCCACGGGCACCTCCTCTCCTGCCAGCCGGGGCCAGCCTGCCACCCAGGAGCGCAGATACCCCGACGGCCCTGGGGACAGAGCCGGTCCGGGTACGACACCGTCTCCCAGTTGGCCTGAGCGCCAGGCCGCCACGgtgctcccccctcctcctccgggCTCCCTGGACTCGTCATCCTCCGGGCTCCGTGGGCCCAAGTCTTCCTCTGATCAGGGACCACCCCGTGTCCAGTCTCCACACACTGGGACTTGGGGCAGGTCGTCTGGACCTTCCGGACTCGTGCTTCCTTGCAGGGACATGTGCAGAGGCCTCCCTCCCAGACTCGCCAGAGGGGACCCAGCACAGGAAGATTCAGACCCTGCAAAGGAAGAGGCCACGTGGGGGACCCCGTCGGGTCGTGCTCACCGATGAGGTCCCGGTGTTCGGCACACGGCAGGGACCTGAGATCGCCGGCTGaagtagggaaggagggagggaaggagggagtgaaaCCACAGAAGCCGGGTCCACACACCAGGTCAGGTCAGAGGTCAGGTCAGAGGGCGtcacagctcggggcctggaagGGGCCACGGGACACGTCCTTCTGTCCCTCCAGCGCTGACCTTCCTTCACGTGGGACCTGCTGACGTCCTGGATCGTCTCCACCTCCTCCGCAAACAACGCTGAGTGTTCCCGGAAGGGGGACAGCAGGCAGGGGCCAAGGAGGGGCTTCCGGAATCCTGTGCCCTGGGGGACTCTGGGACAGCCTTCCAGGTGGCTCTTTATGTCCTCCAGGCACCAGGCCACGATTCCACCTCATCTCTCAGGGAATGCGACAAGCCATCTAGAAGGCCCGTTTCGTCCCCGTGTCACAGATGGGGACACCGAGGCTAATAGCACAGCCCGGGTCACTAGTAAGACGAGCTAGGTCAGGAAGCCCATGTCCTTGACTTTGGATTGTCCTACCCGCAGGCCTGCGTCTTGGCGTCCTGGGGCTCGGGGTCCCTCTTCCTGGGGAACCCCACCACCCGCCGAAGGCCCGCCCCCCCTGAACTCAGGGGAGCAGAGCTGACCAACCTGCCTGGGGCCGGGCATGGGGACCGGGGAAGGGCCGACCCCAGGCTCTGTGGGCTCTCCCAGTCCTGGGCCAGCCGGTCCCCTGCAGGACGAGGACTTCTCGCTGGGGACCTGCTGGGGCCTCTGCTGCCTCACGTTGTCACCTGGGCTGCCGGTGCCCAGACCAGAAACCTGCCGGTCTGAAGGTGCCCAGCGCTGCCTCCCTCGGGGGTCACTTGCCCGAGTCCCTCCCCGGCACGCCCCGCATCTCTGACGCCTGCTCCCATGGACTGGGACGGGTCCGGTCTCCATCCCGGGGAACGCACGGGCTTTGGAGCGTTATTTGGCCCAGGGGTCGTGAGGGATGCTCTCCCCTCTGCGGTGTGACCGTCCGGCCTTCTGCATCTCCCGGCTTCTGTCTGGGCCACGGGGGGACCAGCCGTGTCCTGGCTGGCGTCAGGCTGTGGTGTCACAGCACAAACGGGGGTCTCCACCCCGAGACCGTGCCCATTGTCACCGAAGGGGCCTCTTTTTCCCCACCTAATCATTAATCCATTGTGATGTCAATATCAAAGGAGAAACAGTCTATTTCAAGCGACCACAGAGTACGAAAATGAATCTGTCCCGTCTGAAAAGTCGGTGCAGACCCGAAGGTATCTCTGGCGAGATTCCACTTGTAGGAAACCTCCAGAGTAAGTAACGGAACACGGAGAGAAAGCGGACTGGGGGTTCCCAGGGCCTGGCGGGGGCACGAACGGGGAGGGCGGGCTCCGGGTACACGGTGTCCCTCGGGACTGAGATGCCCTGCACCACTATTCTGTGGCGTGGTTCACAGCGTCGTGAGTGTACCCAGTGCGCAGGAATTGTACAAcgtaaagtaaataaaaattttattgaagatCAATATGGATGATAAGCCAACAGTGAAGAAATAAAGTCACAGctaaaaagaagaggagagaaagcataagggagaagaggaagagacattgTGGTAGGGTGTCAGGGTCGGGGATTGgaacaattagaaataaaataaacaccccGTGTAGGCCCTCAGGCCCTTGATCAGTGGCTGGCATCCATGTGGGAGCAAGGGcggtggcaggggcgggggcgggggcgggggcaggggcagggagaagagaggtggcaggggcggggagaAGGGTGGTGGCAGGAAGGGTGTTGGGAGCAGAAGCAGGAACAGTGGAAGCAGCAGGAGCAGAAGCAGGACCCAGCTGACTCTGCCCAGGCGCCCGCTGTCCCGGCACAGGTCCCAGGTCACCTGCTGGCTGCCGGGCCCCTGCAGGAGTCGCTCCAGACGCCACCCCTGCCTCCAGAGCCGCCGAGGCCCCCGAGGCTGTTGGGTCGGGCTCTGGAGCCGCACCGGCTTCCGCTCCTGCCCCGGACtcttgagaaggaaacagagtgaTGGTTGCAGCGGCTCCAAGGGCTCAGGGTGACAGGAGAGAAGGTCCCCCCGCGCCGGCCTCTCCAGGGGCCTTGCAGACACACAACACACCCCAGGGCCTCCCGAGAAGCCGCGGCCAGGAACCCACACCAGGACCTCTGCCCCCCTGCGGTCCGCAGCCCTGGGGGCTCTCAGTCTCTGCTCCTGGCCCCACACCAGCCCCCGGGGGCTcctccctgggtggcccagcaccGCCCGGGGCCCCAtgcaccccatcccccacccccagccttctcACCCTCGGGCTCAGGCTCCGGGGGCTCCGGGGGCTCCGGGTCCTGGTCCCAGGACCGCTGAGCCAGGACCCTGTGGAGGGGCCCGGGCGGTGAGGGAGGCCCTCCCAGGCCATCTCCAGGCCCTGCTTCCAGAGACCTCCGTGCGGCCACTCTCTCCCCGGGTCCAGGGTGGCCCTCCTGGGCGACGGGGCACACGCACACCTCTGTAGGGCAGGTGAAGCGGGATTCCGACAGTCGCCTCCCGATTTCATCCGTTGATTTCTGTAAACACAGTGACCCGCGGCCGGCCCGGAGGCATCACAGCCCCGCCCGGCCATCCTCAGTGTCCTTCCGCCCTCTCCCCCTGCGGCTCCCAGATCCGACACAGACCTGAGTGCGCACAGCCCTGCGCCCGGGACACAGTGACATCCACCTGCAGGGCTCGGGATGAATCTTGGGGACAAGAGGGCCACCCCAGCACACCCTGTCCCTCCCAGCCAGCCTTGACCTGGGGTGTGAGCATGGCCCGCCCACCAGGCATCTGACCCCTTCATCAGCCTGCACTTGCTCACGTgggccctccacacacacacacacacacacacacacaagggaggGGCCGTACAAGTCAGATCAGAGCGGTGTCGGGCTGGACCGGCTCTCTCTGGGGTTCCCTGGGTTACCTTTGGCTCCCTGCGAGCTAGAGACCTGAGGCGTCCTGTGCATGACCTGACCCACTGTCTCCAGGGTCGGGGAGCGTCACAGCCACGGGCTCCCCTGAGCCAGCAGCCGCGGGACACGGGCACACAACAGGAGAACATGTTCGTCAGGAGAAGGTGTCCCAACGAATGAGCCCAGTCGGGCGCTGTCTCCACAATGTGGGTGCCTGGTGACCCGGGTTCTGACTTCACTTGGGCTTTGTGACCAGAGAGGTGAGGTCACTGCCAGGTCACTGGGCTTTGTGACCAGAGAGGTGAGGTCACTGCCAGGTCACTGGGCTTTGAGACCAGAGAGGTGGGTCCCCTTACCCAGCTTCCTCCTCCTACAAGAGCCCCTCCCAGGCTGCGgagggctccccccaccccatg
This region includes:
- the LOC125159130 gene encoding uncharacterized protein LOC125159130, which encodes MKGSDAWWAGHAHTPGQGWLGGTGCAGVALLSPRFIPSPAGGCHCVPGAGLCALRNQRMKSGGDCRNPASPALQRCACAPSPRRATLDPGREWPHGGLWKQGLEMAWEGLPHRPGPSTGSWLSGPGTRTRSPRSPRSLSPRSPGQERKPVRLQSPTQQPRGPRRLWRQGWRLERLLQGPGSQQVTWDLCRDSGRLGRVSWVLLLLLLLPLFLLLLPTPFLPPPFSPPLPPLFSLPLPPPPPPPLPPPLLPHGCQPLIKGLRAYTGCLFYF